In one Halosimplex halophilum genomic region, the following are encoded:
- a CDS encoding DUF502 domain-containing protein, with protein MPLTSRLKESFVAGLILVAPLAITLYILQILVSFSLQFVNPLVDRLGLIETAANVELAAQVLAVVLIVAVVTALGLVAQWSIGRHLFGNLGRTINIVPLVSTIYGGVRQVATSLVDTGSQFERTVLVEYPREDVYSIGFVTGEGTEAFDEATGDRAHSVFLPNSPNPTAGRLVMVPESEIHETDMSVRQGMRMIVTTGIGSEAEQVDAYDDYAVPEPERAD; from the coding sequence ATGCCACTGACCAGCCGTCTGAAGGAGAGCTTCGTGGCCGGGCTCATCCTCGTCGCGCCGCTGGCGATCACCCTCTACATCCTGCAGATCCTGGTCTCCTTCTCCCTGCAGTTCGTCAACCCGCTGGTCGACAGGCTCGGCCTCATCGAGACGGCCGCGAACGTCGAACTCGCCGCGCAGGTGCTCGCGGTCGTCCTGATCGTCGCGGTGGTGACCGCCCTCGGCCTGGTCGCCCAGTGGTCGATCGGCCGACACCTGTTCGGTAACCTCGGGCGGACGATCAACATCGTCCCCCTGGTCAGCACCATCTACGGCGGCGTCCGACAGGTGGCGACCTCCCTGGTCGACACCGGCTCGCAGTTCGAGCGGACGGTCCTCGTCGAGTACCCCCGCGAGGACGTCTACTCCATCGGCTTCGTCACCGGCGAGGGGACCGAGGCCTTCGACGAGGCCACCGGCGACCGGGCCCACTCGGTGTTTCTCCCCAACAGCCCCAACCCCACCGCCGGCCGGCTCGTGATGGTGCCCGAGTCGGAGATCCACGAGACGGACATGAGCGTCCGCCAGGGGATGCGGATGATCGTCACCACCGGGATCGGCAGCGAGGCCGAACAGGTCGACGCCTACGACGACTACGCCGTCCCGGAGCCCGAGCGGGCGGACTGA